A stretch of the Uranotaenia lowii strain MFRU-FL chromosome 3, ASM2978415v1, whole genome shotgun sequence genome encodes the following:
- the LOC129752613 gene encoding uncharacterized protein LOC129752613, giving the protein MITYLAFYDVNAPVTLSVDAISKAMGAVLLQHGKPIAYASKSLSSTELNYPQIEKEAAAIRFGCNKFHQYIYGKELTVDTDHKPLESIFRRPLDRAPLRLKRIHTVNEMSAAERKLRGLKNRKRSITTSFAGIVNFVNEFQQERDAVEVPVRLENLVELWKEFNAVQQELEIMEDSGDDKTLQEYLKERTDFERNYYRIKGTLLLVNVLQTVSTKPSTSQQPSFPAKKPAFPRVSNYGSVQNSGFQRNCFVCSGQHNIYQCASFNNMSVDERENVVRRNQLCRNCLRRGHLAKTCSSESSCRNCNSRHHTKLCSPQRFENKPAQNIRSNKPSPPIPKPDNPASETSAAHSGVTSCSSQGSTSRKVLLATAVILMVDDTGNEYPVRALLDSGSECCFIAERVSQRMKVQRNRVDVPIAGIGQSSTSVRSKLRSTFKSRISSFKATVDLFVLPKVTVDLPTISIDASAWEIPTGIQLADPAFYESAKIDVVLGADVFFDLFNVPGRISMGDSMPHLVNSVFGWIISGKVPERKVNAPLICNVATTADLHRDMERFWLLETDDSPAYSPDEMLCEKLFVESVSRSPSGRYMVRLPMKQDVLKNLCDNRRTALHRFRLLEGRLKRSPQLAIQYREFMDDYINLGHMKQIDDSSIDHQPSFFLPHHPVVREQSSTTKLRVVFDASCKSSSGISLNDAMLVGPTIQDDLRSIILRSRIHPILIVADVAKMFRQIEIHPNDTPLQRIFWRSDPEQEVQIFELKTVTYGTAAAPFLATRVLQQMAHDESKNYPIASKATCRDIYMDDLISGTKTVNEAIELITQLEGMFSSAGMELRKYASNYQEVLEQLPESKRALQSTVDFDKDQTIKTLGLHWETNTDRLKYVILDSQTEITSTITKRTTLSCIAKLFDPLGLLGPVVVTAKFFMQALWSLKEDDKLWDWDRELPEDMQIYWKSFVAELPLLNQLRIDRFVMLPNTVDFELHFFSDASENGYGSCVYVRSTNSKGEIKTALLTSSSKVAPLKKQSIARLELCGALSSAKLYSKVSKSLRVPAKAFFWVDSTTVLSWLAATPSSWSTFVGNRVSKIQTATEKCDWNFIAGVENPADIISRGLPANKLLDSRLWWEGPHWLAQERSFWPVNAAQFELTEEAAHERKRSALTSAALAPTFVDTYIANFSNYQHMLRMTAYWRRYFTNRRLPKSERVVSQPLTTEEILGAENVLIQLVQRNSFPEEWKDLENQRPVSNKSQLRWFNPIFATDKVLRIGGRLGKSAQSYASQHQIILPKSHAFVTLLVRSYHERLLHAATQLLTNTLRLRFWILGGRTTPRLIVHSCVVCFRAKPKAIQQLMADLPSPRVKPSRPFSITGVDFWGPIYLKPRHRRDAPIKAYVCVFVCFSTKAVHLEIVTNLSTAKFLQALRRFVGRRGLCSDIFSDNGTNFTGANNEIRRLLKTKDFQHSVTRECSDNGIRWHFNPPKASHFGGLWEAAIASAQKHFVRVVGDRKLEFDDMETLLVQIECCLNSRPLTELTNDPTDSRPLTPGHFLIGEELKSVPDENCLNIPFNRLPQWQQIQKMQQEIWNRWNLEYLHTLQSRTKWFKPPVELKKDQLVVLIDENQPPMRWAMARIVDLHPGSDGVVRVVSLQTPTGKTTRSTSKICVLPIPSPSEEQNSSKFSESQ; this is encoded by the exons ATCCACACCGTGAACGAGATGTCGGCCGCCGAAAGGAAATTGCGGGGTCTAAAAAACCGCAAACGCAGCATTACGACTTCCTTCGCTGGGATTGTTAACTTCGTCAACGAGTTTCAACAAGAACGCGATGCAGTCGAGGTTCCAGTCAGGCTGGAAAATCTTGTTGAACTTTGGAAGGAGTTCAATGCCGTTCAGCAGGAGCTCGAGATAATGGAGGATTCTGGAGACGACAAAACATTGCAGGAGTATCTCAAGGAGCGCACGGATTTTGAGAGGAACTACTACCGGATCAAAGGTACTCTGCTTTT GGTAAACGTCCTGCAAACAGTTTCCACTAAGCCTTCTACGTCGCAACAACCTAGTTTCCCAGCCAAGAAGCCAGCTTTTCCACGAGTTAGCAATTATGGTAGTGTACAGAATAGTGGATTTCAACGCAATTGTTTCGTCTGCTCTGGTCAGCACAACATTTATCAATGTGCTTCATTCAACAATATGTCCGTCGATGAAAGGGAAAATGTTGTCCGCCGTAATCAATTATGTCGAAATTGTTTGCGCCGTGGGCACTTAGCCAAAACTTGTTCCTCTGAGTCTAGTTGTCGCAATTGTAATAGTCGTCACCATACCAAACTCTGTTCGCCTCAAAGGTTCGAAAATAAACCAGCTCAAAACATTAGATCAAACAAACCTAGTCCACCCATTCCGAAACCTGATAACCCAGCATCTGAAACTTCCGCTGCCCATTCTGGAGTCACTAGCTGCAGTTCACAAGGTTCAACCTCTCGTAAAGTCCTTCTTGCTACTGCGGTCATTTTAATGGTTGATGATACCGGAAACGAATACCCCGTCCGTGCATTATTGGATTCTGGAAGCGAGTGTTGCTTCATAGCCGAGCGTGTTAGTCAGCGTATGAAGGTGCAGCGGAATAGAGTGGATGTTCCTATTGCAGGCATAGGACAGTCGTCAACAAGTGTTCGTTCAAAACTCCGCTCGACGTTCAAGTCGCGGATTTCAAGCTTCAAGGCCACCGTTGATCTATTCGTTTTGCCAAAGGTTACCGTAGACTTGCCGACTATTTCCATAGACGCCTCCGCATGGGAAATACCTACAGGAATTCAACTAGCCGACCCTGCCTTTTACGAATCAGCTAAAATCGATGTGGTGCTTGGTGCAGATGTCTTCTTTGACCTCTTCAACGTTCCTGGACGAATTTCTATGGGTGATTCTATGCCGCATCTGGTGAATTCTGTGTTCGGTTGGATTATCTCGGGAAAAGTTCCTGAAAGGAAGGTTAACGCTCCTCTAATTTGCAATGTAGCAACTACAGCTGATTTACATCGAGATATGGAAAGATTTTGGCTCCTCGAAACTGATGATTCTCCTGCTTATTCGCCCGATGAAAtgttatgcgaaaaattattCGTCGAATCGGTTTCACGTTCACCCAGCGGTCGCTACATGGTTCGCTTACCTATGAAGCAagacgttttgaaaaatttatgcgaTAATCGGAGAACTGCTTTGCATCGATTTCGTCTTCTAGAAGGTCGCCTCAAACGAAGTCCTCAACTAGCAATTCAGTATCGTGAATTCATGGACGATTATATCAACCTGGGGCACATGAAACAAATAGATGATTCCTCAATCGATCACCAACCGTCTTTCTTTCTTCCTCACCACCCAGTGGTTCGAGAACAAAGTAGCACAACAAAACTAAGAGTCGTATTCGACGCCTCTTGTAAGAGCTCATCAGGTATTTCTTTGAACGATGCTATGCTGGTCGGTCCGACCATTCAGGATGACCTTAGGTCAATTATTTTGCGATCTCGAATTCATCCCATTTTGATTGTTGCCGATGTTGCCAAAATGTTCCGGCAAATTGAGATCCATCCAAACGACACACCTCTTCAGAGAATTTTCTGGCGGTCAGATCCCGAACAAGAAGTTCAAATCTTCGAATTAAAAACCGTAACATACGGTACTGCTGCAGCACCTTTTCTCGCTACTCGAGTTTTGCAGCAGATGGCTCACGACGAGAGTAAAAATTATCCAATCGCGTCCAAGGCGACTTGTCGAGACATTTATATGGACGATCTCATTTCTGGTACAAAAACAGTCAACGAAGCAATCGAGCTTATTACGCAGTTAGAAGGCATGTTTTCCTCAGCAGGCATGGAGCTACGCAAGTATGCAAGCAATTACCAGGAAGTCCTGGAACAGCTACCTGAATCAAAAAGAGCTCTCCAGTCGACAGTAGATTTTGATAAGGATCAAACAATAAAAACGTTAGGCCTGCACTGGGAAACCAACACCGACCGTTTGAAATATGTTATTCTTGATTCACAAACTGAAATCACCTCAACGATTACAAAAAGAACAACACTTTCTTGTATCGCGAAATTATTCGACCCTCTAGGGTTACTAGGGCCCGTTGTGGTAACGGCCAAGTTTTTTATGCAAGCTCTCTGGAGTTTGAAAGAAGACGACAAACTTTGGGACTGGGATCGTGAACTCCCAGAAGATATGCAGATTTACTGGAAATCATTTGTCGCTGAGCTTCCGCTTCTGAATCAGCTTAGAATCGATCGATTCGTTATGCTTCCGAACACTGTCGACTTCGAATTACACTTTTTCTCCGATGCGTCGGAAAATGGATACGGTTCCTGCGTTTACGTTCGGTCAACCAACTCAAAGGGCGAAATCAAAACAGCACTACTTACATCGTCTTCCAAGGTGGCACCTTTGAAGAAGCAGAGCATCGCACGTCTAGAGCTTTGTGGAGCACTCTCGTCGGCTAAGTTGTACAGCAAGGTTTCGAAGTCACTCAGGGTTCCAGCAAAGGCATTTTTCTGGGTGGACTCTACAACGGTTTTGAGCTGGTTGGCAGCAACACCTTCGTCATGGTCGACCTTTGTAGGGAACAGGGTTTCGAAAATACAAACAGCGACAGAGAAATGCGACTGGAACTTCATAGCTGGAGTTGAAAACCCGGCGGACATAATATCCAGAGGACTTCCCGCAAACAAACTACTCGACAGCAGACTATGGTGGGAGGGTCCGCATTGGCTCGCTCAGGAGAGGAGTTTCTGGCCAGTGAATGCTGCACAATTTGAGCTTACGGAAGAGGCTGCTCATGAGCGCAAAAGAAGCGCGTTAACGTCAGCTGCACTTGCACCTACATTTGTGGACACGTACATCGCCAATTTCTCCAACTATCAGCACATGTTGAGAATGACTGCTTATTGGAGGAGGTATTTCACCAATCGTCGTTTGCCGAAGTCTGAAAGGGTCGTATCTCAACCACTTACAACAGAAGAAATCCTTGGAGCTGAGAATGTTTTGATTCAGCTTGTTCAGCGAAATAGTTTTCCCGAAGAATGGAAGGATTTGGAAAATCAACGACCAGTTTCGAACAAATCTCAACTTCGTTGGTTCAACCCAATTTTTGCCACAGATAAGGTTCTTAGAATTGGCGGTAGGTTGGGAAAGTCGGCTCAATCGTACGCATCGCAACACCAAATAATATTGCCAAAATCTCACGCTTTCGTCACACTTCTGGTACGATCTTATCATGAACGTTTATTGCACGCCGCAACCCAATTACTCACTAACACACTTCGTTTACGTTTCTGGATTCTCGGTGGTCGAACCACACCAAGGCTCATAGTTCACTCCTGCGTAGTTTGTTTTCGAGCCAAGCCGAAAGCCATACAGCAGCTTATGGCTGATTTGCCATCGCCACGCGTAAAACCATCAAGACCATTTTCTATCACCGGTGTAGATTTCTGGGGACCAATTTACCTAAAACCTCGTCACCGTCGTGATGCACCTATTAAGGCTTATGTGTGCGTTTTTGTGTGCTTTAGCACCAAGGCCGTCCACCTAGAGATTGTAACGAACCTTAGCACAGCAAAATTTCTCCAAGCTCTCCGTCGATTTGTTGGACGTCGAGGCTTGTGTTCTGATATTTTCTCCGATAATGGGACGAATTTCACTGGAGCTAATAATGAAATTCGTCGCCTTCTGAAAACTAAAGACTTTCAACATTCTGTTACCCGCGAATGCTCCGACAACGGAATTCGCTGGCATTTCAACCCGCCCAAAGCTTCGCACTTTGGCGGACTCTGGGAGGCTGCCATTGCTTCAGCCCagaaacattttgttcgagtTGTGGGGGACCGAAAATTAGAATTTGACGACATGGAGACCCTGTTAGTTCAGATTGAGTGTTGCCTGAACTCGCGTCCGCTCACCGAACTCACAAACGATCCTACGGATTCACGGCCGTTAACGCCCGGCCATTTTTTGATCGGCGAGGAACTGAAATCTGTTCCCGACGAAAATTGCCTCAACATTCCATTCAACCGGCTTCCACAATGGCAGCAAATCCAGAAAATGCAGCAGGAGATATGGAATCGCTGGAATCTGGAGTATCTACACACGCTCCAATCTCGTACCAAATGGTTCAAACCTCCCGTGGAGCTGAAAAAGGACCAGCTCGTTGTCCTTATCGACGAGAATCAACCGCCAATGCGCTGGGCAATGGCACGAATCGTCGATTTACACCCTGGTTCCGATGGAGTAGTTCGAGTCGTATCACTACAGACACCCACCGGAAAAACAACCCGTTCAACATCGAAAATATGTGTTCTTCCTATTCCATCGCCGTCCGAAGaacaaaattcatcaaaattttccgaATCACAGTAA